A genomic segment from Chitinophagaceae bacterium encodes:
- the uvrC gene encoding excinuclease ABC subunit UvrC, with product MKPVEYSKISGSIPTAPGIYKYFDVNGKLMYVGKAKNLRKRVSSYFVKNKTSYKTIELVRRIHKIEFTIVNNEQDAFLLENSLIKEYQPIFNINLKDDKTYPFIVVKKEPFPRVFFTRKKIADGSTYFGPYTSVSKVRELLELIKQNIPLRNCKLNLNEKNIKAGKFKVCLEYHLGNCKGPCEGLQSAEDYAEGIAQLSHLLKGNLQPVFHYLKEQVKQHSNNLAYEKAAYYQSKINDLKNYQSSSTVVNTRTGTVDVFSIMEEENTVFINYLAVNNGTIIQTKTITLQKKLEETPQEILPLAIASLRKTFESEAKELILPFNLAYPEEGIKITTPKAGNKKKLLDLSLKNTQFYIQDYKAKKALQLIAPTPNDSLGYLKELQQNLSLPALPLHIECFDNSNFQGSYPVAAMVCFKNGLPSKNDYRHYNIKSVKGINDFASMAEVVHRRYKRLLAEQQELPQLVIIDGGKGQLSAAWQSIMELGLTGKMTLVGLAKKQEEIFFIADNEPVHLPWDSESLKLVRRIRDEVHRFGISFHRNKRSKGAFNNELDGIKGIGKQTIDALLKHFKSVKKIKAASLEELKKITGAAKAALIKENS from the coding sequence ATGAAACCTGTAGAATATTCTAAAATATCAGGGAGCATACCAACGGCGCCGGGCATCTATAAATATTTTGATGTCAATGGTAAATTAATGTATGTAGGCAAGGCCAAAAATTTAAGAAAAAGAGTGAGTAGCTATTTTGTTAAAAACAAAACAAGTTATAAAACCATAGAGCTGGTTCGCCGCATACACAAAATTGAATTTACTATTGTAAACAATGAACAGGATGCTTTTTTGCTGGAAAACTCCCTCATAAAAGAATACCAGCCCATTTTTAACATCAACCTCAAAGACGATAAAACTTACCCTTTTATAGTGGTTAAAAAAGAACCCTTCCCCAGGGTTTTTTTTACCCGTAAAAAAATTGCCGATGGCTCCACTTATTTTGGGCCCTATACTTCGGTAAGTAAAGTAAGGGAGTTGCTGGAATTAATTAAACAAAATATACCGCTACGTAACTGCAAGCTCAATTTAAACGAAAAAAATATTAAGGCCGGCAAGTTTAAAGTATGCCTGGAGTACCACCTGGGCAATTGCAAAGGCCCTTGCGAAGGCCTGCAAAGCGCCGAAGATTATGCCGAAGGTATTGCCCAACTGAGCCATTTACTAAAAGGAAACCTTCAACCGGTTTTTCATTATTTAAAAGAACAGGTAAAGCAACACAGCAATAATTTAGCTTATGAAAAAGCCGCTTATTATCAAAGTAAAATTAACGACCTTAAGAATTATCAATCTTCCTCTACCGTTGTAAATACCCGTACCGGAACCGTGGATGTATTTAGCATTATGGAAGAAGAAAACACGGTTTTTATAAATTACCTTGCCGTAAACAATGGTACAATTATTCAAACCAAAACCATTACCCTGCAAAAAAAGCTGGAAGAAACGCCGCAGGAAATTTTACCTTTAGCAATTGCCAGCCTAAGAAAAACTTTTGAAAGCGAAGCCAAAGAACTTATACTACCTTTTAATTTAGCGTATCCGGAAGAAGGAATAAAGATTACCACACCAAAAGCAGGCAATAAAAAAAAGTTGCTTGATTTATCTTTAAAAAACACACAGTTTTATATACAGGATTATAAAGCAAAAAAAGCATTGCAACTCATAGCGCCTACTCCAAATGATTCCCTGGGGTATTTAAAAGAACTGCAGCAAAACCTTTCCTTACCTGCATTACCGCTGCATATTGAATGTTTTGATAACTCCAATTTTCAGGGTAGTTACCCGGTTGCCGCAATGGTGTGTTTTAAAAATGGCTTACCAAGTAAAAACGATTACCGGCATTACAATATAAAATCGGTAAAAGGCATTAACGATTTTGCCTCAATGGCAGAAGTGGTTCACAGGCGTTATAAAAGATTATTGGCAGAGCAACAGGAACTTCCTCAACTGGTGATTATAGACGGTGGCAAAGGCCAGTTAAGCGCAGCATGGCAAAGCATAATGGAATTGGGTTTAACCGGTAAAATGACTTTAGTGGGCCTGGCAAAAAAACAAGAGGAAATTTTTTTTATTGCTGATAATGAACCCGTGCATTTACCCTGGGATAGCGAAAGCCTTAAACTGGTAAGGAGAATAAGAGATGAGGTACACAGGTTTGGTATAAGCTTTCATCGCAACAAAAGAAGTAAGGGCGCTTTTAATAATGAGCTGGATGGTATTAAAGGCATAGGCAAGCAAACCATTGATGCGTTATTGAAACACTTTAAATCTGTAAAAAAAATAAAAGCAGCTTCGCTGGAAGAGTTGAAGAAAATAACCGGCGCTGCAAAAGCTGCATTAATTAAAGAAAATAGTTAA
- the gldN gene encoding gliding motility protein GldN, giving the protein MKKQLWKILLFAVIFGGIADTAFAQQKKKKGPKKRSSTKRTTKTKTKAKIQPTTATIDTVAVVQAPVEIDTLPIKKVAKSLRPDEAVETSELRDRTPLPYEHLRADDAVYRHKIWREIDSREKINLPFRYSMDEDNGNQRFISILLQAIQDSAVTVFNSMDDRFTTPMTVSEVAKVVAGPEVEVPQYNENGELIGTKKMRNEINLDSIYKFRIKEEVIFDKESSRLFWRILGIAPVKRVITPQGLDIGESELFWVYYPDMRSIFAKYEVYNGKNYGARMSWEELFESRMFYGRIIKTTLDNPYNLNIANYKGFETNPILQLLEGENIKEKVFNYEQDLWSY; this is encoded by the coding sequence ATGAAAAAGCAATTATGGAAAATTTTGTTGTTTGCTGTAATTTTTGGCGGTATTGCCGATACGGCATTTGCCCAGCAAAAGAAAAAGAAAGGGCCTAAAAAACGTAGCTCTACCAAGCGTACAACAAAAACAAAAACAAAGGCAAAAATTCAGCCCACAACGGCAACAATTGATACCGTGGCTGTGGTGCAGGCGCCTGTAGAAATAGATACACTTCCTATTAAAAAAGTGGCAAAATCCCTTCGCCCTGATGAGGCTGTAGAAACCTCAGAACTTAGGGATCGTACGCCTTTGCCTTATGAACACCTGCGTGCCGACGATGCCGTTTATCGCCATAAGATATGGAGAGAAATTGATTCGAGGGAAAAAATAAACCTGCCTTTCCGCTATTCTATGGATGAAGATAACGGCAACCAGCGTTTTATTTCCATATTGCTACAGGCTATACAAGATAGCGCCGTAACTGTTTTCAATAGTATGGATGACAGGTTTACCACACCAATGACCGTTTCTGAAGTGGCAAAAGTAGTTGCCGGTCCAGAAGTAGAGGTTCCTCAGTATAACGAAAACGGTGAACTAATTGGCACCAAGAAAATGCGTAATGAAATTAACCTCGATTCTATCTATAAGTTCCGCATAAAAGAAGAAGTGATTTTCGATAAAGAAAGCTCACGCCTTTTTTGGAGGATTTTAGGAATTGCACCGGTTAAAAGGGTAATTACCCCGCAAGGATTGGATATTGGTGAGTCGGAACTTTTTTGGGTTTACTACCCCGATATGAGATCAATATTTGCCAAGTACGAAGTATATAACGGTAAAAACTATGGTGCAAGAATGAGCTGGGAAGAGCTTTTTGAAAGCCGTATGTTTTATGGCCGTATTATTAAAACTACGTTGGATAATCCCTACAACCTGAATATTGCCAATTATAAAGGTTTTGAAACCAACCCAATTCTTCAATTGCTCGAAGGCGAAAACATTAAAGAAAAGGTATTTAACTACGAGCAGGATCTCTGGAGTTATTAA
- the gldM gene encoding gliding motility protein GldM codes for MALPKEPRQKMINLMYLVLTALLALNVSSEILNAFKVVDKSLGVSNASITQSNDVLYKSLLSKVNDPTTAEKAKLWNEKAELAKKLSAEMDTYINQLKADLKKEADLKLVDGAEQYKEDDLEAATRLFGSGPGGSNKGPELEKKLKEYKAAMLNIDPSIKTEFEKNFPVDTSPQVGQDGKAKGFTEAFFHMTPTVAALTLLSKFQNNVKNSEHEIVSYCHNKVGEVKVRFDKTGVLLGQSSNYVMPGQEVTITAGIGAYSSGAAPQITIGGASVPTVDGQGIYKFQASGQGIRKVPVTIRYKDQDGNEKVETKEVEYTIGTPGGAAVMLDKMNVFYIGVDNPVTIGSPTGWDKTNVTMSGGAISGSGSNRTVKVSQLGKASITVTADGKPSTFEFRVKRIPDPIFKIGTGKARVPAIEFKNQDFCRAELENFDFDLKFNIVSANVYFSGANFPSVQQGSITNNNLISIKAQMARCGPGSSITFVNIKVQGPDGVRSIDERSITLY; via the coding sequence ATGGCTTTACCTAAAGAGCCCAGGCAAAAGATGATCAACCTGATGTATTTGGTGCTTACAGCGCTACTTGCATTAAACGTATCATCCGAAATTCTCAACGCTTTTAAAGTGGTGGATAAAAGCCTGGGTGTATCTAACGCTAGCATCACTCAGTCAAATGATGTGTTGTATAAATCTCTCCTAAGCAAAGTAAACGACCCTACAACTGCCGAAAAAGCAAAACTCTGGAACGAAAAAGCTGAATTGGCAAAAAAGCTATCTGCAGAAATGGATACGTATATTAATCAATTGAAAGCAGATTTAAAGAAAGAAGCAGACTTAAAACTGGTAGATGGTGCTGAACAATATAAGGAAGACGACCTTGAAGCAGCAACCCGTTTATTTGGTAGTGGCCCCGGCGGAAGCAATAAGGGCCCGGAACTGGAAAAGAAATTAAAAGAATATAAAGCGGCAATGCTCAACATTGACCCTTCGATTAAAACTGAATTTGAAAAAAACTTCCCGGTGGATACCTCGCCGCAGGTTGGGCAGGATGGTAAAGCCAAGGGGTTTACCGAAGCCTTTTTTCACATGACGCCAACAGTGGCAGCGCTTACCTTGCTCAGCAAATTTCAAAACAATGTAAAAAACTCTGAGCATGAAATTGTATCCTACTGCCATAATAAAGTAGGTGAAGTAAAAGTAAGGTTCGATAAAACGGGTGTGTTGCTTGGCCAAAGTTCTAATTATGTAATGCCCGGCCAGGAAGTAACCATTACCGCAGGAATTGGCGCTTACAGCTCTGGTGCTGCTCCTCAAATAACAATTGGTGGCGCATCTGTACCTACTGTAGATGGACAGGGTATCTATAAATTCCAGGCCTCCGGCCAGGGAATTAGAAAAGTACCGGTAACCATACGCTATAAAGACCAGGATGGTAACGAAAAAGTAGAAACCAAAGAAGTAGAATATACCATTGGCACCCCCGGCGGAGCAGCCGTAATGCTGGACAAAATGAACGTGTTTTATATTGGCGTAGACAACCCGGTTACCATTGGTTCGCCTACAGGCTGGGATAAAACAAACGTAACCATGAGCGGCGGTGCAATAAGCGGCAGTGGATCAAACAGAACGGTAAAGGTATCCCAGCTTGGTAAAGCAAGCATAACCGTTACTGCCGATGGCAAACCTTCCACTTTTGAATTTAGGGTAAAAAGAATTCCTGATCCTATTTTTAAAATTGGTACCGGTAAGGCCCGTGTTCCTGCTATTGAATTTAAAAACCAGGATTTTTGCCGTGCAGAACTGGAAAATTTTGATTTTGACCTGAAGTTTAATATCGTTAGTGCCAATGTATATTTTTCCGGCGCTAATTTTCCGAGTGTTCAACAGGGGTCTATTACGAATAACAACCTTATCTCAATTAAAGCACAAATGGCAAGGTGCGGCCCGGGTTCTTCAATAACATTTGTAAACATTAAAGTTCAGGGTCCGGATGGTGTACGGTCTATTGATGAAAGATCAATAACCCTTTATTAA
- the gldL gene encoding gliding motility protein GldL, translated as MSVKIPSNISKWMDVAVSVAAAAVIFGALQKILHTPIADLWLKIGLYTECGVFLLYGILYMIYSPVKEEYEGNVHKAVSVGNPALNNLDKMLQDAEITPTNLKKLSEGFQKLGTTVNGISDVSDVVKSTGDFSSKTKEATAAIGTMATAFNNSANTMASFNNASESARGFHEQVQVLTKNLGSLNTIYELELKESNNHLKALNSFYGRMAEASQAMMSSVDDANKAKDQISALAGNLTKLNSVYGNMLNAMQGR; from the coding sequence ATGTCAGTTAAAATTCCTTCAAACATTAGCAAATGGATGGACGTTGCAGTATCGGTTGCCGCTGCAGCAGTAATTTTTGGTGCGCTTCAAAAAATTCTGCATACTCCCATTGCAGACCTTTGGCTAAAAATTGGCCTTTATACCGAGTGTGGCGTTTTCTTGTTATATGGTATTTTGTATATGATATACTCGCCAGTGAAGGAAGAATACGAAGGAAATGTGCATAAAGCCGTATCCGTAGGTAACCCGGCTTTAAATAATTTAGATAAAATGCTGCAGGATGCAGAAATTACCCCAACGAACCTAAAAAAATTGAGCGAAGGCTTTCAAAAACTGGGCACTACCGTTAACGGTATTTCCGATGTGAGCGATGTAGTAAAATCTACAGGCGACTTTAGCTCCAAAACAAAAGAAGCTACTGCGGCAATAGGAACAATGGCTACAGCATTTAACAATAGCGCCAATACCATGGCTTCGTTCAATAATGCCTCAGAAAGTGCAAGGGGTTTTCATGAACAAGTGCAGGTATTAACCAAAAACCTGGGTTCATTAAATACTATTTATGAACTGGAATTAAAAGAAAGCAATAACCACCTTAAAGCATTAAACAGCTTCTATGGTAGAATGGCAGAAGCAAGCCAGGCCATGATGAGCAGCGTAGATGATGCCAACAAAGCAAAAGACCAAATCAGCGCTTTAGCCGGCAACCTAACCAAGCTCAATTCAGTTTATGGAAATATGCTGAATGCAATGCAAGGCCGCTAA
- a CDS encoding SUMF1/EgtB/PvdO family nonheme iron enzyme — protein MNNRLIYALAVVTVAASVSSCKMLSGKKKSGSLPNDGQLHGVAPGSRWSLTKPPGMVYIPPGTFHMGPSDEDVNYAYTARNKQVSISGFWMDATEITNNEYRQFTNWVRDSIGAKLMGFVKQGSDGNEYIDWTKAKTIKWGDKATIEKIEAIIVTPENRIFGKKELDANKIVYQSEVFNFKAAAQNRDATVPRSAFIVKQQIPVYPDSLCWIRDFAYSYNEPMAKKYFNHPAYGNYPVVGVNWKQATAFCEWRTNFLNSFLESKKRTAESDFRLPTEAQWEYAARGGRSQAPYPWGGPYLRNKKGCLLANFKPGRGNYPEDGGLYTVRADAYWPNDFGLYNMAGNVAEWTSSLYYEGSYNFQHDMNPDVRYTAKDSDPPRMKRKVIRGGSWKDVGYFLQTGTRAYEYQDTAKSYIGFRCVIDLPPSQSKRK, from the coding sequence ATGAACAATCGCTTAATCTACGCATTGGCAGTAGTGACTGTAGCAGCATCTGTTAGCAGTTGTAAAATGCTCAGCGGAAAAAAGAAATCGGGATCACTGCCCAATGATGGCCAGTTGCATGGTGTTGCCCCAGGAAGTAGATGGAGTTTAACGAAACCTCCCGGCATGGTTTATATTCCCCCAGGAACTTTCCATATGGGCCCAAGTGATGAAGATGTAAACTACGCCTACACAGCAAGAAACAAGCAGGTTTCTATCAGCGGCTTTTGGATGGATGCCACTGAAATTACCAATAATGAATACCGCCAGTTTACCAACTGGGTAAGGGATTCCATTGGTGCTAAACTTATGGGCTTTGTTAAACAAGGTTCCGATGGTAACGAATATATAGACTGGACAAAAGCAAAAACCATCAAGTGGGGCGATAAAGCTACAATTGAAAAAATTGAAGCCATAATTGTAACACCCGAAAACAGGATTTTTGGCAAAAAAGAATTAGATGCCAATAAAATTGTTTACCAATCGGAAGTGTTTAATTTTAAAGCAGCAGCCCAAAACAGGGACGCAACCGTGCCCCGTTCTGCATTCATCGTAAAACAACAAATACCTGTTTATCCCGATTCACTTTGCTGGATAAGGGACTTTGCCTACTCTTACAACGAGCCAATGGCAAAAAAATATTTTAACCACCCGGCTTATGGCAATTACCCTGTAGTTGGTGTAAACTGGAAACAAGCTACGGCCTTCTGCGAATGGAGGACAAATTTCCTCAACTCCTTTTTGGAAAGTAAAAAGAGAACTGCAGAATCAGATTTTCGTCTTCCTACAGAAGCACAATGGGAATATGCAGCACGTGGCGGACGTTCACAAGCTCCTTACCCCTGGGGCGGACCATACCTGAGGAATAAAAAAGGATGTTTACTGGCCAACTTTAAACCCGGCCGTGGTAATTATCCCGAAGATGGCGGATTATACACCGTAAGGGCAGATGCATACTGGCCCAATGATTTCGGATTGTATAATATGGCTGGTAACGTTGCAGAATGGACTTCTTCACTTTATTACGAAGGAAGTTATAACTTCCAGCACGATATGAACCCGGATGTACGATATACCGCAAAAGATTCTGACCCTCCACGTATGAAACGTAAAGTAATTCGTGGCGGTAGCTGGAAAGATGTGGGTTACTTCCTGCAAACTGGTACCCGTGCTTATGAATACCAGGACACTGCAAAATCGTATATCGGATTCAGGTGTGTAATTGACCTTCCTCCTTCCCAATCAAAACGCAAGTAA
- a CDS encoding thioredoxin domain-containing protein, whose translation MPNKLINESSPYLLQHAHNPVDWYPWGNEALALAKKEDKPILVSIGYSACHWCHVMENESFEDAAVAAIMNKNFICIKIDREERPDLDHFYMDAVQAISGSGGWPLNVFLTPGARPFYGGTYFPPQKLYNRSSWTDVLNAITDIWNNKKHEATAQADNLVSHIQNSNISGAIQNLVPTKHNEIFSEKICLLIAENLLKNSDAEWGGFGQPPKFLQMFSLQFLLEHACFFKDEKSIAHVNFSLEKMLKGGIYDQLGGGIARYSTDAQWLVPHFEKMLYDNALLLQNLADIYLSTKNNSYLYYIRHMDTFLETTLKNPQGGYYTALDADSEGIEGQFYVWNKKEIERLLKEDAPLYCSYFNISNKGNWEGKNILHVSQPMSAFAGSVGLSTQTLFEKIEKCNTILLSNRNKRIKPGTDDKIILSYNALLVTAYCKAFAATQQDEIKVKAIELFQFLETAFKGKNGGLLHTSKNGISKFLAFLDDYAYFIKACISLQEITGDEQYLHQAHFYLKYVIENYSDEQNLFFYFTGKLQQDILVRKTEVYDSVMPSSNAVMAENLIYLSIVFNIPAYKERAVNMISSLHKVIKDYPASFAYWAVQLQRLAIGLNEVAIVGESYLNILKKILYYFVPNKVLQGGKAGDLPLLSNKPVNKNDTYIYVCRNYSCERPVKSVADALKLLKFNKG comes from the coding sequence ATGCCAAATAAATTAATAAATGAAAGCAGCCCTTACCTGTTGCAACATGCACACAATCCAGTGGACTGGTACCCTTGGGGAAACGAAGCATTGGCATTAGCCAAAAAAGAAGATAAGCCCATTTTAGTCAGTATTGGATACTCTGCCTGCCATTGGTGCCATGTAATGGAAAATGAAAGTTTTGAAGATGCAGCAGTTGCAGCCATTATGAACAAAAATTTTATTTGTATAAAAATTGACAGAGAAGAAAGACCCGATTTGGACCATTTTTATATGGATGCCGTACAGGCAATTTCCGGTAGCGGAGGCTGGCCACTCAATGTTTTTCTTACTCCGGGTGCCCGGCCTTTTTATGGGGGCACTTATTTTCCGCCGCAAAAATTATATAACCGCAGCTCCTGGACCGATGTATTAAATGCAATTACAGATATCTGGAATAACAAAAAGCATGAAGCCACGGCACAAGCCGATAATTTGGTAAGTCATATCCAAAATTCAAATATCAGCGGTGCCATTCAAAATTTAGTGCCCACAAAACACAACGAAATTTTTTCTGAAAAAATCTGCTTGCTTATTGCCGAAAATTTATTGAAAAATAGTGATGCAGAATGGGGAGGATTTGGACAACCACCAAAATTTTTACAAATGTTTTCCTTACAGTTTTTGCTGGAGCATGCCTGTTTTTTTAAGGATGAAAAATCAATTGCACATGTAAACTTTTCTCTGGAAAAAATGTTGAAGGGCGGTATTTACGACCAGTTAGGTGGAGGTATTGCAAGGTACAGTACCGATGCACAATGGCTCGTTCCGCACTTTGAAAAAATGTTGTACGATAATGCATTATTGCTACAAAACCTGGCCGATATTTATCTTTCTACCAAAAATAATTCATACCTGTATTATATACGGCATATGGATACATTTTTAGAAACTACATTAAAAAATCCACAGGGTGGCTATTATACGGCATTGGATGCAGATAGTGAAGGCATTGAAGGGCAATTTTATGTTTGGAACAAAAAGGAAATTGAACGATTGCTAAAAGAGGATGCCCCACTTTATTGTAGCTATTTCAACATTTCAAATAAAGGGAACTGGGAAGGGAAAAATATTTTACACGTTTCCCAACCCATGAGTGCATTTGCCGGATCAGTAGGTCTGTCTACCCAAACCCTTTTTGAAAAAATCGAAAAATGCAATACTATTCTTTTAAGTAATAGAAACAAAAGAATAAAACCGGGCACCGATGATAAAATTATTTTAAGCTATAATGCTTTACTGGTTACGGCTTATTGCAAAGCATTTGCCGCAACACAGCAAGATGAAATTAAAGTGAAGGCAATTGAATTGTTTCAATTTTTAGAAACTGCTTTTAAAGGCAAAAACGGGGGCTTATTGCATACCAGCAAAAATGGCATTTCAAAATTTTTGGCTTTTTTGGATGATTATGCATATTTTATTAAAGCCTGCATCAGCCTGCAGGAAATAACAGGTGATGAGCAATATCTGCACCAGGCACATTTTTACCTTAAATATGTAATAGAGAACTATTCAGATGAACAAAATCTTTTTTTCTACTTTACGGGAAAATTGCAACAGGACATACTGGTGAGAAAAACAGAAGTTTATGATAGCGTAATGCCTTCTTCCAATGCGGTAATGGCAGAAAACCTAATCTACCTGTCCATAGTTTTTAATATTCCAGCCTACAAAGAAAGAGCAGTAAATATGATTAGCTCCCTGCATAAAGTTATAAAAGATTATCCTGCTTCGTTTGCATACTGGGCAGTACAATTACAACGGCTTGCTATTGGATTAAATGAGGTAGCCATTGTCGGAGAAAGTTATTTAAATATATTAAAAAAAATTCTATACTATTTTGTTCCTAATAAAGTACTCCAGGGAGGTAAAGCCGGGGATTTACCTTTACTGAGTAATAAACCCGTAAACAAAAACGATACATATATATATGTTTGCCGAAACTATAGTTGTGAAAGGCCGGTTAAATCTGTTGCCGACGCTTTGAAATTGCTAAAATTTAATAAAGGATGA
- a CDS encoding uroporphyrinogen-III synthase, with amino-acid sequence MPKQPETLLHLPAKMIKRILITQPKPEGSKSPYFDLALKYNLTLDFFPFIVVEGIPARDFRKQKIDFSAFTAVIFTSRNAIDHFFRICEEMKISVSQDTKYFCITEAVALYLQKFILYRKRKVFYGADGTNKSLFDVINKHKDNEKFIYPCSETFDSEITNLLKANHCEYATPVLYKIISNDVKDVVKRNYDVICFFTPGGVRSLMENFPSFKQNGTKIGAFGANTFKAAEDAGLVLEIKAPLPQTPSMISALEKYLLSKPKK; translated from the coding sequence ATGCCTAAACAACCGGAAACCTTGCTCCATTTGCCTGCTAAAATGATTAAACGCATATTAATTACCCAGCCGAAACCTGAAGGCTCCAAGTCTCCCTATTTTGATCTTGCGCTAAAATATAATTTAACCCTTGATTTTTTTCCCTTTATTGTTGTTGAAGGTATCCCGGCAAGAGATTTTCGAAAACAAAAAATTGACTTCTCGGCTTTTACCGCTGTTATCTTCACCAGCAGAAATGCCATTGATCATTTTTTTCGCATTTGTGAAGAAATGAAAATATCGGTTTCGCAGGATACTAAATATTTTTGCATAACCGAAGCCGTGGCCTTATACCTGCAAAAATTTATTTTGTACAGGAAACGTAAAGTTTTTTACGGCGCAGATGGTACCAATAAAAGTTTGTTTGACGTAATCAATAAACATAAGGATAATGAAAAATTTATTTATCCCTGTTCCGAAACTTTTGATAGCGAAATAACCAATCTGCTCAAAGCCAACCATTGCGAATATGCCACTCCGGTTTTATATAAAATTATCAGCAATGATGTAAAGGATGTGGTAAAGCGCAATTATGATGTAATTTGTTTTTTTACACCCGGCGGTGTGAGAAGCCTCATGGAAAATTTTCCTTCGTTCAAGCAAAACGGTACTAAAATAGGCGCTTTTGGCGCCAATACTTTTAAAGCTGCCGAAGATGCCGGACTGGTACTGGAAATTAAAGCCCCTTTGCCGCAAACTCCAAGTATGATCAGCGCTTTGGAAAAATACTTACTTTCAAAGCCCAAAAAATAA
- a CDS encoding DUF4271 domain-containing protein encodes MKPFCFLIMLFWCLTIHAQVMDSSQRNIADSLAPKVDSSKGLLDSVHYIGIDSAKKVKDTLQTLTVVNKLTKKKNPQLELPQYLRKWQNTDAVFYLIAALLLIFGILKTAFSKYTSIMFSVFFNTSLRQSQLIDQLQQNKLASLLFNIFFLFVTGFYFALLFEYIGWAGSGQLWIFFISSTGILALVYLVKFLVLSFAGWITGYEEEAGIYIFNIFLINKIWGISLLPFVVIMAFAEKKITAIALLVSLIVIGLLLLMRFVRSYGLLQHRLSFKLFHFLLYVFSLEVLPVMLIYKSIVIFLKVNS; translated from the coding sequence ATGAAGCCTTTCTGTTTTTTGATAATGCTTTTTTGGTGTTTAACCATACATGCACAGGTAATGGATAGCAGCCAACGTAATATTGCCGATAGCCTTGCACCAAAAGTTGATTCCTCTAAGGGATTACTGGATTCGGTACATTATATTGGTATAGATTCAGCAAAAAAAGTAAAGGATACCTTACAAACTTTAACGGTAGTTAATAAATTAACAAAGAAAAAAAATCCACAGCTTGAGCTTCCACAGTACCTAAGAAAATGGCAAAACACCGATGCTGTTTTTTATTTAATTGCCGCCCTGCTTTTAATATTCGGTATTTTGAAAACGGCCTTTTCAAAATATACCTCTATCATGTTCAGTGTGTTTTTTAATACTTCATTGCGACAAAGCCAGCTCATAGATCAATTGCAGCAAAATAAACTGGCTTCCCTGCTTTTTAATATTTTCTTTTTATTTGTTACCGGCTTTTATTTTGCATTGTTGTTTGAATATATTGGCTGGGCAGGTAGCGGGCAACTATGGATTTTTTTTATAAGCAGTACAGGAATATTGGCTTTAGTGTACTTGGTAAAATTTTTGGTGCTCTCTTTTGCAGGGTGGATCACTGGATACGAAGAAGAAGCCGGCATTTATATTTTTAATATTTTTCTTATCAATAAAATTTGGGGCATTAGCCTCTTACCTTTTGTGGTAATAATGGCTTTTGCAGAAAAAAAAATTACCGCCATTGCCCTACTTGTTTCATTAATTGTAATTGGCCTTTTGCTGCTCATGCGTTTTGTTCGCTCGTATGGCTTGCTGCAACACCGCTTGAGTTTTAAATTGTTTCATTTTTTATTATACGTGTTTTCCCTGGAGGTGCTTCCGGTAATGCTTATTTATAAATCAATTGTGATTTTTTTAAAAGTAAATTCATAA